The following proteins are co-located in the Limanda limanda chromosome 5, fLimLim1.1, whole genome shotgun sequence genome:
- the slc4a5a gene encoding electrogenic sodium bicarbonate cotransporter 4 isoform X2, translating into MSHGDRGTGVSHLRYEEEEDHQSIYIGVPVPQGYRRKRRRRRSSREAADMDRDRHYNQHRHREHDRYRDIDVEEGLMDSTEQILPDINRTMSPAAERLRYILNEDDDMPTPTLFTEMDTLQREGDELEWKESARWVKFEEKVEEGGERWSKPHVSTLSLHSLFELRTCLQTGTVLLDLEGYSLPQIVDDIIERQIEEGMISPDLREQISFVLLRKHRHQTKKPIHRSLADIGKSNTSTTGRNVGSRGGPGHGPGPGSMANINRSTEDLRLKQQSTNYGRLRHAQSRSMNDIADTPSTDQLKNKFMKKIPRDAEASNVLVGEVDFLDKPFVAFVRLAQATTLGGLTEVPVPTRFLFVLLGPQGKAKSYNEIGRAIATLMVDDLFSDVAYKARDREDLIAGIDEFLDEVIVLPPGEWDPKIRIEPPKKVPSADKRKSVFSLNELGQMNGTAGGGGGQSEDEEMPVQHELGEELAFTGRFCGGLYLDIKRKLPWLPSDIYEGFHIQSISAVLFIYLGCITNAITFGGLLGDATDNYQGVMESFLGTALAGTVFCLFSGQPLIILSSTGPILIFEKLLFEFSKNNGIDYMELRLWIGMHSCLQCFILVATDASYIIKYMTRFTEEGFSSLISFIFISDAIKKMVGSFKYYPINTDFKPDYITTYKCECLAPDPVPMPDNSSSVSGFNVTAMDWSQLSKKECVKYGGALVGKTCKYVPDLALMSFILFFGTYSMTVSLKKFKFSRYFPTKLRKLISDFSIFMSIMTFVGLDMLMGLKTPKLIVPTEFKPTRPDRGWLIMPFGKNPWWVYLASFVPALLVTILIFMDQQISAVIVNRKENKLKKGCGYHLDLFWVGVLMAACSFMGLPWYVAATVISIAHIDSLKMESASSAPGEQPQFLGVREQRMTGILVFALTGVSIFLAPILKFIPMPVLYGVFLYMGVASLSGIQFWDRIKLYMMPSKHQPDFPYLRHVPLRKVHLFTLVQIICLAVLWILKSTFLAIIFPVMILGLMVVRKMLDMVFSQHDLAWIDDLLPGKEKKESKEDKKKGKEKDKEREKVKVKEKEKERKKPKQDSSDEEDKYHAYPNHSPSSESDVDRSITLHLKISCPSSPAMPMGRGMSCPVPQVKIEMESDYDSDSDHHRPRDMSSETTL; encoded by the exons ATGAGCCAtggagacagagggacgggCGTCTCTCACCTTCgctatgaggaggaggagg ACCATCAGTCCATCTATATCGGCGTCCCAGTGCCTCAGGGATATCGACGTAAGCGCAGACGAAGGCGCTCGAGCCGGGAGGCCGCTgacatggacagagacagacactacaACCAGCACAGACACCGGGAACATGACCGGTACCGAGACATAGACGTCGAGGAAGGGCTCATGGATTCAACCGAGCAGATTTTACCAGACATCAACCGCACTA TGTCTCCAGCAGCCGAGCGTCTACGCTACATCCTGAATGAAGATGATGACATGCCCACGCCAACGCTCTTCACTGAGATGGACActctgcagagggagggagacgagCTGGAGTGGAAGGAGTCTGCCAG GTGGGTGAAGTTCGAGGAGAAggtagaggaaggaggagagaggtggagtaAACCCCACGTGTCCACGCTGTCTCTGCACAGTCTTTTCGAGCTCAGGACATGTCTCCAGACGGGAACAGTTCTGCTGGACCTGGAAGGCTACTCGCTGCCTCAAATAGTCG aTGACATTATTGAAAGGCAGATCGAGGAGGGCATGATATCTCCAGATCTGAGAGAGCAGATCAGCTTTGTCCTGCTGAGAAAACATCGACACCAGACCAAGAAGCCAATCCACCGCTCGCTAGCCGACATCGGCAAGTCCAACACCTCGACCA CAGGTCGTAATGTAGGGTCCCGAGGTGGACCAGGTCACGGGCCAGGTCCTGGGTCAATGGCCAACATCAACCGTTCCACCGAGGACCTCAGATTGAAACAACAGTCTACCAACTATGGCCGCCTAC GTCACGCTCAGAGCAGGAGCATGAACGATATTGCAGATACTCCCAGCACAGACCAG CTCAAAAACAAATTTATGAAGAAGATCCCTAGAGATGCAGAGGCCTCCAATGTCTTGGTGGGTGAGGTGGATTTCCTCGACAAACCCTTTGTAGCCTTTGTCCGCCTGGCCCAAGCCACAACACTAGGAGGTCTGACCGAGGTCCCTGTGCCCACCAG ATTCCTGTTTGTTCTGTTGGGGCCCCAAGGAAAGGCCAAGTCGTATAATGAGATCGGCCGAGCCATAGCAACCCTAATGGTGGATGAT CTCTTCAGTGACGTAGCCTACAAGGCCAGAGATCGAGAGGATCTAATCGCCGGCATAGATGAGTTTCTGGATGAAGTTATTGTGCTTCCACCTGGAGAATGGGATCCTAAAATCCGCATTGAGCCGCCAAAGAAAGTCCCATCAGCTGACAAAAG GAAGTCAGTGTTCTCCTTGAATGAACTGGGGCAGATGAACGGTACagctgggggaggaggaggccagtCTGAGGACGAGGAGATGCCAGTGCAACATGAGCTTGGAGAGGAGCTAGCATTCACTGGACG CTTCTGTGGCGGGCTGTACCTGGATATAAAGAGGAAATTGCCATGGCTGCCTAGTGATATCTACGAAGGCTTTCACATTCAGTCCATCTCTGCTGTGCTCTTCATCTACTTGGGCTGCATCACCAACGCCATCACCTTCGGTGGTCTGCTGGGGGACGCCACAGACAACTACCAG GGTGTGATGGAGAGTTTCCTGGGCACAGCTCTGGCTGGcactgttttctgtcttttcagtgGTCAGCCCCTCATCATCCTCAGCTCCACTGGACCCATTCTCATCTTTGAAAAGCTCCTGTTTGAATTCAGCAA AAATAACGGCATAGATTACATGGAGCTGCGTCTGTGGATCGGCATGCATTCCTGCCTGCAGTGTTTCATCCTGGTGGCTACTGACGCCAGTTACATCATCAAGTACATGACGCGCTTCACAGAGGAGGGCTTCTCCAGcctcatctccttcatcttcatATCGGACGCAATCAAGAAGATGGTGGGCTCCTTCAAATATTACCCCATCAACACTGACTTCAAGCCTGACTACATCACCACCTACAAGTGCGAGTGCTTGGCCCCTGACCCAG TTCCAATGCCAGATAACAGCTCTAGTGTCTCTGGG TTTAATGTGACAGCGATGGACTGGAGCCAGCTGAGCAAGAAGGAGTGTGTGAAGTATGGAGGTGCCCTGGtgggaaagacttgcaagtatgtcCCTGATCTGGCCCTCAtgtccttcatcctcttctttgGCACCTACTCCATGACCGTCTCTCTCAAGAAGTTCAAGTTCAGCCGCTACTTCCCCACCAAG CTGAGGAAACTCATCAGTGACTTCTCCATCTTCATGTCCATAATGACGTTTGTGGGGCTTGATATGTTGATGGGACTCAAAACTCCCAAACTAATTGTTCCAACAGAGTTTAAG CCGACTCGCCCTGACCGTGGCTGGCTGATAATGCCATTTGGAAAGAACCCATGGTGGGTGTACTTGGCCAGCTTTGTCCCTGCCCTGCTTGTCACCATTCTGATCTTCATGGACCAGCAGATCAGCGCTGTCATTGTTAACCGCAAGGAGAACAAACTTAAA AAAGGCTGTGGTTATCACCTGGATCTGTTCTGGGTTGGTGTCCTGATGGCTGCCTGCTCCTTCATGGGCCTGCCCTGGTACGTGGCTGCCACCGTCATCTCCATCGCCCACATCGACTCTCTGAAGATGGAGAGTGCGTCGAGCGCTCCCGGAGAACAGCCTCAGTTCCTCGGGGTCAG AGAACAAAGAATGACAGGAATTTTGGTGTTTGCTCTCACCGGGGTCTCCATCTTCCTCGCTCCGATACTTAAG TTCATCCCCATGCCGGTGCTGTACGGTGTCTTCCTCTACATGGGTGTCGCCTCGCTCAGTGGAATCCAG TTTTGGGACAGGATAAAGTTGTACATGATGCCGTCGAAGCACCAGCCGGACTTTCCTTACCTCCGTCATGTTCCTCTGAGGAAAGTACACCTGTTCACACTCGTCCAGATCATCTGTCTGGCTGTTCTCTGGATCCTGAAATCCACCTTCTTGGCCATCATCTTCCCTGTGATG ATCCTGGGTCTGATGGTCGTCCGAAAGATGCTGGACATGGTTTTCTCCCAGCACGACCTGGCCTGGATTGATGACCTCCTTCctgggaaagagaagaaggaaagtAAAGAAGATAagaagaaagggaaggagaaagacaaggagagggagaaggtgaaggtgaaggagaaggaaaaggagaggaagaagccCAAACAAGACAGcagtgatgaggag GATAAATACCATGCCTACCCCAACCACTCGCCCAGCTCTGAGTCTGACGTGGATCGCAG CATCACCCTCCACCTGAAGATCTCCTGCCCATCGTCCCCGGCCATGCCCATGGGGAGAGGGATGTCCTGTCCCGTGCCCCAGGTGAAGATTGAGATGGAGTCAGACTACGACTCGGACAGCGACCACCATCGACCCCGGGACATGAGCAGTGAGACCACATTATAG
- the slc4a5a gene encoding electrogenic sodium bicarbonate cotransporter 4 isoform X1 yields MSHGDRGTGVSHLRYEEEEDHQSIYIGVPVPQGYRRKRRRRRSSREAADMDRDRHYNQHRHREHDRYRDIDVEEGLMDSTEQILPDINRTMSPAAERLRYILNEDDDMPTPTLFTEMDTLQREGDELEWKESARWVKFEEKVEEGGERWSKPHVSTLSLHSLFELRTCLQTGTVLLDLEGYSLPQIVDDIIERQIEEGMISPDLREQISFVLLRKHRHQTKKPIHRSLADIGKSNTSTSECRNVGSRGGPGHGPGPGSMANINRSTEDLRLKQQSTNYGRLRHAQSRSMNDIADTPSTDQLKNKFMKKIPRDAEASNVLVGEVDFLDKPFVAFVRLAQATTLGGLTEVPVPTRFLFVLLGPQGKAKSYNEIGRAIATLMVDDLFSDVAYKARDREDLIAGIDEFLDEVIVLPPGEWDPKIRIEPPKKVPSADKRKSVFSLNELGQMNGTAGGGGGQSEDEEMPVQHELGEELAFTGRFCGGLYLDIKRKLPWLPSDIYEGFHIQSISAVLFIYLGCITNAITFGGLLGDATDNYQGVMESFLGTALAGTVFCLFSGQPLIILSSTGPILIFEKLLFEFSKNNGIDYMELRLWIGMHSCLQCFILVATDASYIIKYMTRFTEEGFSSLISFIFISDAIKKMVGSFKYYPINTDFKPDYITTYKCECLAPDPVAAMIFNGLVPMPDNSSSVSGFNVTAMDWSQLSKKECVKYGGALVGKTCKYVPDLALMSFILFFGTYSMTVSLKKFKFSRYFPTKLRKLISDFSIFMSIMTFVGLDMLMGLKTPKLIVPTEFKPTRPDRGWLIMPFGKNPWWVYLASFVPALLVTILIFMDQQISAVIVNRKENKLKKGCGYHLDLFWVGVLMAACSFMGLPWYVAATVISIAHIDSLKMESASSAPGEQPQFLGVREQRMTGILVFALTGVSIFLAPILKFIPMPVLYGVFLYMGVASLSGIQFWDRIKLYMMPSKHQPDFPYLRHVPLRKVHLFTLVQIICLAVLWILKSTFLAIIFPVMILGLMVVRKMLDMVFSQHDLAWIDDLLPGKEKKESKEDKKKGKEKDKEREKVKVKEKEKERKKPKQDSSDEEVRNSSFCCPLLPFLSITLHLKISCPSSPAMPMGRGMSCPVPQVKIEMESDYDSDSDHHRPRDMSSETTL; encoded by the exons ATGAGCCAtggagacagagggacgggCGTCTCTCACCTTCgctatgaggaggaggagg ACCATCAGTCCATCTATATCGGCGTCCCAGTGCCTCAGGGATATCGACGTAAGCGCAGACGAAGGCGCTCGAGCCGGGAGGCCGCTgacatggacagagacagacactacaACCAGCACAGACACCGGGAACATGACCGGTACCGAGACATAGACGTCGAGGAAGGGCTCATGGATTCAACCGAGCAGATTTTACCAGACATCAACCGCACTA TGTCTCCAGCAGCCGAGCGTCTACGCTACATCCTGAATGAAGATGATGACATGCCCACGCCAACGCTCTTCACTGAGATGGACActctgcagagggagggagacgagCTGGAGTGGAAGGAGTCTGCCAG GTGGGTGAAGTTCGAGGAGAAggtagaggaaggaggagagaggtggagtaAACCCCACGTGTCCACGCTGTCTCTGCACAGTCTTTTCGAGCTCAGGACATGTCTCCAGACGGGAACAGTTCTGCTGGACCTGGAAGGCTACTCGCTGCCTCAAATAGTCG aTGACATTATTGAAAGGCAGATCGAGGAGGGCATGATATCTCCAGATCTGAGAGAGCAGATCAGCTTTGTCCTGCTGAGAAAACATCGACACCAGACCAAGAAGCCAATCCACCGCTCGCTAGCCGACATCGGCAAGTCCAACACCTCGACCAGTGAGT GTCGTAATGTAGGGTCCCGAGGTGGACCAGGTCACGGGCCAGGTCCTGGGTCAATGGCCAACATCAACCGTTCCACCGAGGACCTCAGATTGAAACAACAGTCTACCAACTATGGCCGCCTAC GTCACGCTCAGAGCAGGAGCATGAACGATATTGCAGATACTCCCAGCACAGACCAG CTCAAAAACAAATTTATGAAGAAGATCCCTAGAGATGCAGAGGCCTCCAATGTCTTGGTGGGTGAGGTGGATTTCCTCGACAAACCCTTTGTAGCCTTTGTCCGCCTGGCCCAAGCCACAACACTAGGAGGTCTGACCGAGGTCCCTGTGCCCACCAG ATTCCTGTTTGTTCTGTTGGGGCCCCAAGGAAAGGCCAAGTCGTATAATGAGATCGGCCGAGCCATAGCAACCCTAATGGTGGATGAT CTCTTCAGTGACGTAGCCTACAAGGCCAGAGATCGAGAGGATCTAATCGCCGGCATAGATGAGTTTCTGGATGAAGTTATTGTGCTTCCACCTGGAGAATGGGATCCTAAAATCCGCATTGAGCCGCCAAAGAAAGTCCCATCAGCTGACAAAAG GAAGTCAGTGTTCTCCTTGAATGAACTGGGGCAGATGAACGGTACagctgggggaggaggaggccagtCTGAGGACGAGGAGATGCCAGTGCAACATGAGCTTGGAGAGGAGCTAGCATTCACTGGACG CTTCTGTGGCGGGCTGTACCTGGATATAAAGAGGAAATTGCCATGGCTGCCTAGTGATATCTACGAAGGCTTTCACATTCAGTCCATCTCTGCTGTGCTCTTCATCTACTTGGGCTGCATCACCAACGCCATCACCTTCGGTGGTCTGCTGGGGGACGCCACAGACAACTACCAG GGTGTGATGGAGAGTTTCCTGGGCACAGCTCTGGCTGGcactgttttctgtcttttcagtgGTCAGCCCCTCATCATCCTCAGCTCCACTGGACCCATTCTCATCTTTGAAAAGCTCCTGTTTGAATTCAGCAA AAATAACGGCATAGATTACATGGAGCTGCGTCTGTGGATCGGCATGCATTCCTGCCTGCAGTGTTTCATCCTGGTGGCTACTGACGCCAGTTACATCATCAAGTACATGACGCGCTTCACAGAGGAGGGCTTCTCCAGcctcatctccttcatcttcatATCGGACGCAATCAAGAAGATGGTGGGCTCCTTCAAATATTACCCCATCAACACTGACTTCAAGCCTGACTACATCACCACCTACAAGTGCGAGTGCTTGGCCCCTGACCCAG TGGCTGCAATGATCTTCAATGGTTTAGTTCCAATGCCAGATAACAGCTCTAGTGTCTCTGGG TTTAATGTGACAGCGATGGACTGGAGCCAGCTGAGCAAGAAGGAGTGTGTGAAGTATGGAGGTGCCCTGGtgggaaagacttgcaagtatgtcCCTGATCTGGCCCTCAtgtccttcatcctcttctttgGCACCTACTCCATGACCGTCTCTCTCAAGAAGTTCAAGTTCAGCCGCTACTTCCCCACCAAG CTGAGGAAACTCATCAGTGACTTCTCCATCTTCATGTCCATAATGACGTTTGTGGGGCTTGATATGTTGATGGGACTCAAAACTCCCAAACTAATTGTTCCAACAGAGTTTAAG CCGACTCGCCCTGACCGTGGCTGGCTGATAATGCCATTTGGAAAGAACCCATGGTGGGTGTACTTGGCCAGCTTTGTCCCTGCCCTGCTTGTCACCATTCTGATCTTCATGGACCAGCAGATCAGCGCTGTCATTGTTAACCGCAAGGAGAACAAACTTAAA AAAGGCTGTGGTTATCACCTGGATCTGTTCTGGGTTGGTGTCCTGATGGCTGCCTGCTCCTTCATGGGCCTGCCCTGGTACGTGGCTGCCACCGTCATCTCCATCGCCCACATCGACTCTCTGAAGATGGAGAGTGCGTCGAGCGCTCCCGGAGAACAGCCTCAGTTCCTCGGGGTCAG AGAACAAAGAATGACAGGAATTTTGGTGTTTGCTCTCACCGGGGTCTCCATCTTCCTCGCTCCGATACTTAAG TTCATCCCCATGCCGGTGCTGTACGGTGTCTTCCTCTACATGGGTGTCGCCTCGCTCAGTGGAATCCAG TTTTGGGACAGGATAAAGTTGTACATGATGCCGTCGAAGCACCAGCCGGACTTTCCTTACCTCCGTCATGTTCCTCTGAGGAAAGTACACCTGTTCACACTCGTCCAGATCATCTGTCTGGCTGTTCTCTGGATCCTGAAATCCACCTTCTTGGCCATCATCTTCCCTGTGATG ATCCTGGGTCTGATGGTCGTCCGAAAGATGCTGGACATGGTTTTCTCCCAGCACGACCTGGCCTGGATTGATGACCTCCTTCctgggaaagagaagaaggaaagtAAAGAAGATAagaagaaagggaaggagaaagacaaggagagggagaaggtgaaggtgaaggagaaggaaaaggagaggaagaagccCAAACAAGACAGcagtgatgaggaggtgagaaACTCGAGCTTCTGCTGCCCCCT CTTGCCCTTCCTCAGCATCACCCTCCACCTGAAGATCTCCTGCCCATCGTCCCCGGCCATGCCCATGGGGAGAGGGATGTCCTGTCCCGTGCCCCAGGTGAAGATTGAGATGGAGTCAGACTACGACTCGGACAGCGACCACCATCGACCCCGGGACATGAGCAGTGAGACCACATTATAG
- the slc4a5a gene encoding electrogenic sodium bicarbonate cotransporter 4 isoform X3 — protein sequence MSHGDRGTGVSHLRYEEEEDHQSIYIGVPVPQGYRRKRRRRRSSREAADMDRDRHYNQHRHREHDRYRDIDVEEGLMDSTEQILPDINRTMSPAAERLRYILNEDDDMPTPTLFTEMDTLQREGDELEWKESARWVKFEEKVEEGGERWSKPHVSTLSLHSLFELRTCLQTGTVLLDLEGYSLPQIVDDIIERQIEEGMISPDLREQISFVLLRKHRHQTKKPIHRSLADIGKSNTSTSRNVGSRGGPGHGPGPGSMANINRSTEDLRLKQQSTNYGRLRHAQSRSMNDIADTPSTDQLKNKFMKKIPRDAEASNVLVGEVDFLDKPFVAFVRLAQATTLGGLTEVPVPTRFLFVLLGPQGKAKSYNEIGRAIATLMVDDLFSDVAYKARDREDLIAGIDEFLDEVIVLPPGEWDPKIRIEPPKKVPSADKRKSVFSLNELGQMNGTAGGGGGQSEDEEMPVQHELGEELAFTGRFCGGLYLDIKRKLPWLPSDIYEGFHIQSISAVLFIYLGCITNAITFGGLLGDATDNYQGVMESFLGTALAGTVFCLFSGQPLIILSSTGPILIFEKLLFEFSKNNGIDYMELRLWIGMHSCLQCFILVATDASYIIKYMTRFTEEGFSSLISFIFISDAIKKMVGSFKYYPINTDFKPDYITTYKCECLAPDPVPMPDNSSSVSGFNVTAMDWSQLSKKECVKYGGALVGKTCKYVPDLALMSFILFFGTYSMTVSLKKFKFSRYFPTKLRKLISDFSIFMSIMTFVGLDMLMGLKTPKLIVPTEFKPTRPDRGWLIMPFGKNPWWVYLASFVPALLVTILIFMDQQISAVIVNRKENKLKKGCGYHLDLFWVGVLMAACSFMGLPWYVAATVISIAHIDSLKMESASSAPGEQPQFLGVREQRMTGILVFALTGVSIFLAPILKFIPMPVLYGVFLYMGVASLSGIQFWDRIKLYMMPSKHQPDFPYLRHVPLRKVHLFTLVQIICLAVLWILKSTFLAIIFPVMILGLMVVRKMLDMVFSQHDLAWIDDLLPGKEKKESKEDKKKGKEKDKEREKVKVKEKEKERKKPKQDSSDEEDKYHAYPNHSPSSESDVDRSITLHLKISCPSSPAMPMGRGMSCPVPQVKIEMESDYDSDSDHHRPRDMSSETTL from the exons ATGAGCCAtggagacagagggacgggCGTCTCTCACCTTCgctatgaggaggaggagg ACCATCAGTCCATCTATATCGGCGTCCCAGTGCCTCAGGGATATCGACGTAAGCGCAGACGAAGGCGCTCGAGCCGGGAGGCCGCTgacatggacagagacagacactacaACCAGCACAGACACCGGGAACATGACCGGTACCGAGACATAGACGTCGAGGAAGGGCTCATGGATTCAACCGAGCAGATTTTACCAGACATCAACCGCACTA TGTCTCCAGCAGCCGAGCGTCTACGCTACATCCTGAATGAAGATGATGACATGCCCACGCCAACGCTCTTCACTGAGATGGACActctgcagagggagggagacgagCTGGAGTGGAAGGAGTCTGCCAG GTGGGTGAAGTTCGAGGAGAAggtagaggaaggaggagagaggtggagtaAACCCCACGTGTCCACGCTGTCTCTGCACAGTCTTTTCGAGCTCAGGACATGTCTCCAGACGGGAACAGTTCTGCTGGACCTGGAAGGCTACTCGCTGCCTCAAATAGTCG aTGACATTATTGAAAGGCAGATCGAGGAGGGCATGATATCTCCAGATCTGAGAGAGCAGATCAGCTTTGTCCTGCTGAGAAAACATCGACACCAGACCAAGAAGCCAATCCACCGCTCGCTAGCCGACATCGGCAAGTCCAACACCTCGACCA GTCGTAATGTAGGGTCCCGAGGTGGACCAGGTCACGGGCCAGGTCCTGGGTCAATGGCCAACATCAACCGTTCCACCGAGGACCTCAGATTGAAACAACAGTCTACCAACTATGGCCGCCTAC GTCACGCTCAGAGCAGGAGCATGAACGATATTGCAGATACTCCCAGCACAGACCAG CTCAAAAACAAATTTATGAAGAAGATCCCTAGAGATGCAGAGGCCTCCAATGTCTTGGTGGGTGAGGTGGATTTCCTCGACAAACCCTTTGTAGCCTTTGTCCGCCTGGCCCAAGCCACAACACTAGGAGGTCTGACCGAGGTCCCTGTGCCCACCAG ATTCCTGTTTGTTCTGTTGGGGCCCCAAGGAAAGGCCAAGTCGTATAATGAGATCGGCCGAGCCATAGCAACCCTAATGGTGGATGAT CTCTTCAGTGACGTAGCCTACAAGGCCAGAGATCGAGAGGATCTAATCGCCGGCATAGATGAGTTTCTGGATGAAGTTATTGTGCTTCCACCTGGAGAATGGGATCCTAAAATCCGCATTGAGCCGCCAAAGAAAGTCCCATCAGCTGACAAAAG GAAGTCAGTGTTCTCCTTGAATGAACTGGGGCAGATGAACGGTACagctgggggaggaggaggccagtCTGAGGACGAGGAGATGCCAGTGCAACATGAGCTTGGAGAGGAGCTAGCATTCACTGGACG CTTCTGTGGCGGGCTGTACCTGGATATAAAGAGGAAATTGCCATGGCTGCCTAGTGATATCTACGAAGGCTTTCACATTCAGTCCATCTCTGCTGTGCTCTTCATCTACTTGGGCTGCATCACCAACGCCATCACCTTCGGTGGTCTGCTGGGGGACGCCACAGACAACTACCAG GGTGTGATGGAGAGTTTCCTGGGCACAGCTCTGGCTGGcactgttttctgtcttttcagtgGTCAGCCCCTCATCATCCTCAGCTCCACTGGACCCATTCTCATCTTTGAAAAGCTCCTGTTTGAATTCAGCAA AAATAACGGCATAGATTACATGGAGCTGCGTCTGTGGATCGGCATGCATTCCTGCCTGCAGTGTTTCATCCTGGTGGCTACTGACGCCAGTTACATCATCAAGTACATGACGCGCTTCACAGAGGAGGGCTTCTCCAGcctcatctccttcatcttcatATCGGACGCAATCAAGAAGATGGTGGGCTCCTTCAAATATTACCCCATCAACACTGACTTCAAGCCTGACTACATCACCACCTACAAGTGCGAGTGCTTGGCCCCTGACCCAG TTCCAATGCCAGATAACAGCTCTAGTGTCTCTGGG TTTAATGTGACAGCGATGGACTGGAGCCAGCTGAGCAAGAAGGAGTGTGTGAAGTATGGAGGTGCCCTGGtgggaaagacttgcaagtatgtcCCTGATCTGGCCCTCAtgtccttcatcctcttctttgGCACCTACTCCATGACCGTCTCTCTCAAGAAGTTCAAGTTCAGCCGCTACTTCCCCACCAAG CTGAGGAAACTCATCAGTGACTTCTCCATCTTCATGTCCATAATGACGTTTGTGGGGCTTGATATGTTGATGGGACTCAAAACTCCCAAACTAATTGTTCCAACAGAGTTTAAG CCGACTCGCCCTGACCGTGGCTGGCTGATAATGCCATTTGGAAAGAACCCATGGTGGGTGTACTTGGCCAGCTTTGTCCCTGCCCTGCTTGTCACCATTCTGATCTTCATGGACCAGCAGATCAGCGCTGTCATTGTTAACCGCAAGGAGAACAAACTTAAA AAAGGCTGTGGTTATCACCTGGATCTGTTCTGGGTTGGTGTCCTGATGGCTGCCTGCTCCTTCATGGGCCTGCCCTGGTACGTGGCTGCCACCGTCATCTCCATCGCCCACATCGACTCTCTGAAGATGGAGAGTGCGTCGAGCGCTCCCGGAGAACAGCCTCAGTTCCTCGGGGTCAG AGAACAAAGAATGACAGGAATTTTGGTGTTTGCTCTCACCGGGGTCTCCATCTTCCTCGCTCCGATACTTAAG TTCATCCCCATGCCGGTGCTGTACGGTGTCTTCCTCTACATGGGTGTCGCCTCGCTCAGTGGAATCCAG TTTTGGGACAGGATAAAGTTGTACATGATGCCGTCGAAGCACCAGCCGGACTTTCCTTACCTCCGTCATGTTCCTCTGAGGAAAGTACACCTGTTCACACTCGTCCAGATCATCTGTCTGGCTGTTCTCTGGATCCTGAAATCCACCTTCTTGGCCATCATCTTCCCTGTGATG ATCCTGGGTCTGATGGTCGTCCGAAAGATGCTGGACATGGTTTTCTCCCAGCACGACCTGGCCTGGATTGATGACCTCCTTCctgggaaagagaagaaggaaagtAAAGAAGATAagaagaaagggaaggagaaagacaaggagagggagaaggtgaaggtgaaggagaaggaaaaggagaggaagaagccCAAACAAGACAGcagtgatgaggag GATAAATACCATGCCTACCCCAACCACTCGCCCAGCTCTGAGTCTGACGTGGATCGCAG CATCACCCTCCACCTGAAGATCTCCTGCCCATCGTCCCCGGCCATGCCCATGGGGAGAGGGATGTCCTGTCCCGTGCCCCAGGTGAAGATTGAGATGGAGTCAGACTACGACTCGGACAGCGACCACCATCGACCCCGGGACATGAGCAGTGAGACCACATTATAG